The Papio anubis isolate 15944 chromosome 5, Panubis1.0, whole genome shotgun sequence genome has a segment encoding these proteins:
- the LOC101006303 gene encoding protocadherin gamma-B5 isoform X1, translating to MGSGAGELGRAERLPMLFLFLLLLFCPALCEQIRYRIPEEMPKGSVVGNLATDLGFSLQELPTRKLRVSSEKPYFTVSAERGELLVSSRLDREEICGKNPACALEFEAVAENPLNFYHVNVEIEDINDHTPTFTQNSFELQISESAQPGTRFILEVAEDADTGLNSLQKYKLSLNPSFSLIIKEKQDGSKYPELALEKTLDREQQSYHRLVLTALDGGDPPLSGTTELRIQVTDANDNPPVFNRDVYRVSLRENVPPGTTVLQVSATDQDEGINSEITYSFYRTGQIFGLNSKSGEITTQKKLDFEETKEYSMIVEGRDGGGLVAQCTVEINIQDENDNSPEVTFHSLLEMILENAVPGTLIALIKIHDQDSGENGEVNCQLQGEVPFKIISSSKNSYKLVTDGTLDREQTPEYNVTITATDRGKPPLSSSISVILHISDVNDNAPVFHQASYLVSVAENNPPGASIAQVCASDPDLGLNGQVSYSIMASDLEPLALASYVSVSAQSGVVFAQRAFDYEQLRAFELTLQARDQGSPALSANVNLRVLVGDRNDNAPRVLYPALGPDGSALFDMVPRAAEPGYLVTKVVAVDADSGHNAWLSYHVLQASEPGLFSLGLRTGEVRTERALGDRDAARQRLLVAVRDGGQPPLSATVTLHLVFADSLQEVLPDITDRPVPSDPQAELQFYLVVALALISVLFLLAMILAIALRLRRSSSPAAWSCFQPGLCVKSGPVVPPNYSEGTLPYSYNLCVAHTGKTEFNFLKCSDQLSSGQDILCGDSSGALFPLCNSSESTSHPELILENSPPGMVVALFKTRDLDFGGNGEVRCNIETDIPFKIYSSSNNYYKLVTDGALDREQTPEYNVTILATDRGKPPLSSSRSITLYVTDINDNAPVFDQTSYVVHVAENNPPGASIAQVSASDPDLGLNGHISYSIVASDLEPLALSSYVSVSAQSGMVFAQRAFDHEQLRAFELTLQARDHGSPALSANVSLRVLVGDRNDNAPRVLYPALGPDGSALFDMVPRSAEPGYLVTKVVAVDADSGHNAWLSYHVLQASEPGLFSLGLRTGEVRMARALGDRDAARQRLLVTVRDGGQPPLSATATLHLVFADNLQEILPDLREYDRPVLSDPQAELQFYLVVALALISVLFLLAVILAIALRLRRSLSPTTWDCFHPGICVKSGPVVPPNYSEGTLPYSYNLCIAHTDTKEFNFLKCSAPIHSNEDMVCSVSPGALIPPHGGEDLTSHSETLTSQAPPNTDWRFSQAQRPGTSGSQNGDDTGTWPNNQFDTEMLQAMILASASEAADGSSTLGGGAGTMGLSARYGPQFTLQHVPDYRQNVYIPGSNATLTNAAGKRDGKAPAGGNGNKKKSGKKEKK from the exons ATGGGGAGCGGCGCTGGGGAGCTGGGCCGGGCTGAGAGGCTGCCAatgctctttctcttcctgctgCTTTTGTTCTGCCCGGCGCTCTGTGAGCAGATCCGCTACAGGATTCCCGAGGAAATGCCCAAGGGCTCCGTAGTGGGGAACCTCGCCACCGACCTGGGGTTCAGCCTCCAGGAGTTACCGACTCGAAAACTGCGCGTCAGTTCGGAGAAGCCTTACTTCACTGTGAGCGCAGAGAGAGGGGAGTTGCTTGTGAGCAGCAGGCTAGACAGGGAGGAGATATGCGGGAAGAATCCAGCTTGTGCTCTGGAATTTGAGGCTGTTGCTGAAAATCCACTGAACTTTTATCACGTGAATGTGGAGATCGAGGACATTAATGACCACACGCCAACATTCACGCAAAATTCCTTTGAGCTGCAAATAAGTGAGTCTGCACAGCCTGGCACACGATTTATATTAGAAGTAGCAGAAGATGCAGATACTGGCTTAAACTCTCTACAGAAGTATAAACTCTCTCTTAACCCAAGTTTCTCATTAATAATTAAGGAGAAGCAAGATGGTAGCAAATACCCGGAACTGGCATTGGAGAAAACCTTAGACCGGGAACAACAGAGTTACCATCGTTTAGTCCTGACTGCCTTGGACGGTGGAGATCCACCCCTAAGCGGCACCACTGAGCTCCGTATCCAGGTAACTGACGCCAATGATAATCCCCCGGTATTCAACCGGGATGTGTACAGAGTCAGCCTTCGGGAAAACGTGCCACCAGGCACCACTGTGCTGCAAGTGTCAGCCACCGACCAAGACGAGGGCATCAACTCAGAAATTACTTATTCCTTCTACAGAACCGGGCAAATCTTTGGTCTGAATTCAAAGAGCGGGGAAATTACCACTCAAAAGAAACTGGATTTTGAAGAAACCAAGGAATATTCAATGATAGTAGAAGGGAGGGATGGTGGTGGACTGGTTGCACAATGTACAGTTGAAATTAATATTCAAGATGAAAATGACAATAGCCCAGAAGTTACATTCCATTCTCTACTTGAGATGATTCTGGAAAACGCGGTGCCTGGAACACTAATTGCTTTGATCAAAATACATGACCAAGATTCTGGGGAAAATGGGGAAGTTAATTGTCAATTACAAGGCGAAGTCCCTTTCAAGATTATCTCTTCGTCCAAAAATTCGTATAAGTTGGTAACAGATGGAACCCTAGACCGAGAGCAGACCCCGGAGTACAACGTCACCATCACAGCCACAGACAGGGGCAAGCCGCCCCTCTCCTCCAGCATAAGCGTCATCCTGCATATCAGCGACGTCAACGACAACGCTCCGGTTTTCCACCAGGCGTCCTACTTAGTCAGTGTAGCCGAAAACAACCCTCCTGGGGCCTCCATCGCGCAAGTCTGCGCCTCGGACCCGGACTTGGGGTTGAATGGCCAAGTCTCCTACTCCATCATGGCCAGCGACCTAGAGCCTCTGGCACTAGCCTCTTACGTGTCCGTGAGCGCGCAAAGTGGGGTGGTGTTCGCGCAGCGCGCCTTTGACTACGAGCAGCTGCGCGCCTTCGAACTCACACTGCAGGCCCGCGACCAGGGCTCGCCTGCGCTCAGTGCAAACGTGAACCTGCGCGTGTTGGTGGGCGACCGCAACGACAATGCGCCTAGGGTGCTGTACCCCGCGCTGGGTCCCGACGGCTCTGCGCTCTTCGATATGGTGCCGCGCGCTGCAGAGCCCGGCTACCTGGTGACCAAGGTGGTGGCGGTGGACGCAGACTCAGGACACAACGCCTGGCTGTCCTACCACGTGCTGCAGGCTAGCGAGCCCGGGCTCTTCAGCCTGGGGCTGCGCACGGGAGAGGTGCGCACGGAGCGTGCCTTGGGCGACAGGGACGCGGCCCGACAGCGCCTGCTGGTCGCCGTGCGTGATGGTGGACAGCCGCCACTCTCCGCCACCGTCACGCTGCACTTGGTCTTTGCCGACAGCTTGCAGGAGGTGCTGCCGGATATCACTGACCGCCCTGTACCCTCTGACCCCCAGGCTGAGCTGCAGTTTTACCTAGTGGTGGCCTTGGCCTTGATCTCAGTACTCTTCCTCCTGGCCATGATTCTGGCCATTGCCTTGCGCCTGCGACGCTCCTCCAGCCCCGCTGCCTGGAGCTGCTTCCAACCGGGTCTCTGTGTCAAGTCTGGACCTGTGGTTCCCCCCAACTACAGCGAGGGGACTTTGCCTTATTCCTACAACCTATGTGTTGCACATACAGGAAAGACGGAGTTTAATTTCCTAAAATGTAGTGACCAATTGAGTTCAGGACAAGACATACTTTGTGGTGATTCATCTGGGGCCTTATTTCCACTTTGTAATTCCAGTGAGTCGACTTCCCATCCTGAGTTG ATTTTGGAGAATTCTCCTCCAGGAATGGTTGTTGCCCTCTTCAAAACACGGGACCTGGATTTCGGAGGAAATGGAGAAGTCAGGTGTAATATAGAAACAGACATTCCATTCAAGATTTATTCTTCTTCCAATAACTACTACAAGCTGGTGACAGATGGAGCCCTGGACCGAGAGCAGACACCAGAATACAATGTAACCATCTTAGCCACTGACAGGGGCAAGCCGCCCCTTTCTTCCAGTAGAAGCATCACCTTGTATGTCACTGACATCAACGACAACGCCCCAGTTTTCGACCAGACGTCCTACGTGGTTCATGTGGCCGAGAACAACCCGCCAGGAGCCTCCATTGCGCAAGTGAGCGCCTCTGACCCGGATTTGGGGCTCAACGGCCACATCTCCTACTCTATCGTGGCAAGTGACCTAGAACCCCTGGCGCTGTCGTCATATGTGTCCGTGAGCGCGCAGAGCGGGATGGTCTTCGCGCAGCGCGCCTTTGATCACGAGCAACTGCGCGCCTTCGAGCTCACGCTGCAGGCCCGCGACCATGGCTCGCCCGCGCTCAGCGCCAACGTGAGCCTGCGCGTGTTGGTGGGAGACCGCAATGACAACGCACCGCGCGTGCTGTACCCAGCTCTGGGTCCCGACGGCTCCGCGCTCTTCGACATGGTGCCTCGCTCTGCAGAGCCCGGCTACCTAGTGACTAAGGTGGTAGCGGTGGACGCCGACTCAGGACACAACGCCTGGCTATCCTACCACGTGCTGCAGGCCAGCGAGCCCGGGCTCTTCAGCCTGGGGCTGCGCACTGGTGAGGTGCGCATGGCTCGAGCCTTAGGCGACAGGGACGCAGCCCGCCAGCGCCTGCTGGTCACTGTGCGTGATGGTGGACAGCCGCCACTCTCTGCCACCGCCACCCTGCATCTGGTCTTCGCAGACAACTTGCAAGAGATACTGCCAGACCTCAGAGAGTACGATCGCCCTGTACTCTCTGACCCCCAGGCTGAGCTACAGTTTTACCTCGTGGTGGCCTTGGCCTTAATCTCAGTGCTCTTCCTCCTTGCGGTGATTCTGGCCATTGCCTTGCGCCTGCGACGCTCTCTCAGCCCTACTACTTGGGACTGCTTCCATCCTGGTATCTGTGTCAAGTCTGGACCTGTAGTTCCCCCCAACTACAGTGAGGGGACTTTGCCTTATTCTTATAATCTGTGCATTGCACATACGGATACAAAAGAGTTTAATTTCCTAAAATGTAGTGCACCCATACATTCCAATGAAGACATGGTTTGCAGTGTTTCTCCTGGAGCCTTAATTCCACCTCATGGTGGGGAGGATTTGACTTCACATTCTGAGACTCTAACTTCG